The proteins below come from a single Pseudomonadota bacterium genomic window:
- a CDS encoding hemolysin family protein → MVALIAAFLCVLANAFFVAAEFAMARVRPTAMQARAQAGDKLAERALRMISRLDAYLTATQFGITLASLALGWLGEPAVAGLIRPLLQSLGMSPVFIKGTALAIAFGVITSLHIVVGELVPKSLAILRPEAVTRWTTLPMLAFYWFMYPVLYVLNGISNFLLRAMGLPSGEAARAKLSAEELQLIVRASFDDKGVEGTKRDLLERVLRSTDRPLRAIMIPRVDIVTLSLADTDAQCLAKIRKYGFSRYPLSEDADPDRVVGYIYVKDLLLATGRAKGGIRAMKRDVLFVPETQSVGDLLALFQRTAIPLAIAVDEYGGTSGLVTVEDVVEELVGDLHDELDGEQPRVEAREDGTIVVDGTLPVGELPIDGFHVEPGLAHETLGGFIIATLGRLAHPGDRVRMGQFEAVVEDVRRRRIGRVAVRRYVPTLRPEKGDSVPPPSPVGLDPDSRADLE, encoded by the coding sequence GTGGTCGCTCTCATCGCCGCCTTTCTCTGTGTGCTGGCCAACGCCTTCTTTGTAGCTGCAGAGTTCGCGATGGCCCGCGTGCGGCCGACTGCCATGCAGGCACGCGCGCAAGCTGGGGACAAGCTGGCCGAACGGGCGCTGCGCATGATTTCCCGGCTGGACGCGTACCTCACCGCGACCCAGTTCGGGATCACCCTCGCCTCCCTGGCGCTCGGTTGGCTCGGCGAGCCGGCAGTCGCCGGTTTGATCCGGCCGCTGCTGCAATCGTTGGGCATGTCACCGGTCTTCATCAAGGGCACGGCGCTGGCCATCGCCTTTGGTGTGATCACCTCTCTACATATCGTGGTGGGCGAGCTCGTGCCCAAGTCGCTGGCGATCCTCAGACCCGAAGCGGTAACGCGATGGACCACGTTGCCCATGCTGGCGTTCTATTGGTTCATGTACCCCGTGCTGTACGTGCTCAACGGGATCTCGAACTTTCTCTTGCGGGCGATGGGGCTACCCTCGGGTGAAGCCGCGAGGGCGAAGCTGTCAGCGGAGGAGCTGCAGCTGATCGTGCGAGCTTCCTTTGACGACAAGGGCGTAGAAGGCACCAAGCGCGATCTCTTGGAGCGGGTACTTCGCAGCACCGATCGCCCGCTGCGAGCCATCATGATCCCACGCGTGGACATCGTTACGCTGTCGCTCGCCGACACGGACGCGCAGTGTTTAGCCAAGATCCGCAAGTACGGCTTCAGTCGTTATCCGCTGAGCGAAGACGCGGATCCCGACCGTGTCGTGGGCTACATCTACGTGAAGGACCTGCTGCTCGCCACGGGCAGGGCGAAGGGCGGAATTCGAGCCATGAAGCGCGATGTCCTGTTCGTGCCGGAAACGCAATCGGTGGGTGACCTGCTTGCGTTGTTCCAGCGGACCGCGATCCCTCTGGCGATCGCGGTGGATGAATACGGCGGAACCAGCGGGCTTGTCACGGTGGAAGATGTTGTCGAAGAGCTCGTGGGCGACCTGCACGACGAGCTCGACGGCGAGCAGCCACGGGTCGAGGCCCGCGAGGATGGAACCATCGTGGTGGATGGCACCCTGCCCGTGGGCGAGCTCCCCATCGACGGTTTCCATGTCGAGCCCGGCCTAGCGCATGAGACGTTGGGAGGATTCATCATCGCCACCTTGGGACGCCTTGCTCATCCGGGCGACCGCGTGCGCATGGGGCAGTTCGAAGCCGTTGTCGAGGATGTGCGCAGGCGCAGAATCGGCCGGGTTGCCGTGCGTCGCTACGTGCCGACCCTGAGGCCGGAGAAAGGCGATTCCGTCCCCCCACCAAGCCCCGTAGGACTGGATCCCGACAGCCG